From a region of the Synechococcus sp. PCC 7335 genome:
- a CDS encoding DUF6544 family protein, which translates to MPSSKISLNKLWQSVPTTSRNFQPQPLTSLPEPVRRYLSHAISFEGAADTSKTQLAAAVRLKMHGEIKLKGWHPFRAEQVICAGQGMIWQATAWMNGLPVSGWDRLIEGEGALQWKLLGLWPVMRAEGEDITRSVIGRMQGEYAWLPSAFLNRAVKWTALDNTHVCAELTLLAETTRLHLKISESGSLQAAYFQRWGDPEGQAPHYENFGIVVEEEGTFSGYTIPRRLRAGWFFDGSSLGKGPGQRFESEGEFFRATIDKATYR; encoded by the coding sequence ATGCCGAGTTCGAAAATTTCGCTCAATAAACTATGGCAGTCTGTGCCAACTACAAGTCGTAATTTTCAACCCCAGCCGCTAACAAGTTTGCCAGAGCCCGTTAGACGGTATTTGAGCCATGCAATTTCTTTTGAGGGTGCTGCCGATACCTCTAAAACCCAACTCGCCGCTGCCGTTCGCTTAAAGATGCACGGCGAAATTAAGCTCAAGGGCTGGCATCCTTTTCGGGCGGAACAGGTCATTTGTGCAGGGCAAGGCATGATTTGGCAGGCTACGGCGTGGATGAACGGGTTGCCTGTATCGGGTTGGGATCGATTGATCGAGGGCGAAGGCGCGTTGCAATGGAAGCTGCTAGGCCTCTGGCCGGTGATGCGGGCAGAAGGAGAAGATATCACTCGATCTGTGATTGGGCGAATGCAGGGAGAATACGCGTGGCTACCTTCCGCTTTCCTCAACCGTGCGGTCAAATGGACGGCCTTGGATAATACTCACGTCTGCGCTGAACTCACGCTGTTAGCAGAAACCACTCGGCTCCATCTGAAAATCAGCGAATCTGGCAGCTTGCAAGCAGCTTACTTCCAGCGGTGGGGCGACCCAGAAGGGCAGGCCCCTCACTATGAAAACTTTGGCATTGTTGTAGAAGAAGAGGGAACTTTTTCTGGCTACACCATTCCGAGGCGTTTGCGGGCTGGGTGGTTCTTTGACGGTAGTTCTCTAGGAAAGGGGCCAGGCCAACGCTTCGAGTCGGAGGGTGAGTTTTTCCGGGCCACGATTGATAAGGCCACGTATCGATAG
- a CDS encoding DUF1971 domain-containing protein → MSAPIVDSAGEYLLVFEMKILPADAVSYKKTSEFTALSVPSKLLHAHRTKSGVWGKIVVLEGALTYRILEPTVEEVLLSPDRFGVIEPTVKHEVMPHDDCRFYVEFYRQKIT, encoded by the coding sequence ATGAGTGCCCCTATAGTTGATAGTGCAGGAGAATATCTCTTGGTATTTGAGATGAAAATTTTGCCTGCAGATGCTGTGAGCTATAAGAAAACATCAGAGTTTACCGCCTTATCGGTGCCTAGCAAGTTGCTTCATGCACATCGAACAAAGTCAGGTGTCTGGGGGAAGATAGTTGTTTTAGAAGGTGCGCTAACCTACCGTATCTTAGAGCCAACGGTTGAAGAGGTTTTGCTGAGTCCTGATCGCTTTGGCGTTATAGAACCTACTGTTAAGCACGAAGTCATGCCGCATGATGACTGTCGTTTCTATGTGGAGTTTTATCGGCAGAAGATCACATAG
- a CDS encoding nuclease encodes MVGRVIVLDAGPIGLITNPKISDQGIACNQWLQSHLEAGSRIILPEIADYEVRRELLRADKKKGLLRLDGLSQLVEYLPITTASIRQAAGLWAQARQQGQPTAGNKTIDADMILIAQAMTLEVTDVVIATTNVGHLSRFIAANSWQNIQPDRSS; translated from the coding sequence ATGGTAGGTCGGGTAATCGTATTAGATGCGGGCCCGATCGGACTTATCACTAATCCAAAAATTTCTGATCAAGGTATCGCTTGCAACCAGTGGCTCCAGTCCCATCTAGAGGCGGGGAGTCGAATTATTCTTCCTGAGATTGCAGACTATGAAGTTCGCCGTGAGTTGTTGCGAGCTGATAAGAAGAAAGGGTTGCTCCGATTGGATGGATTGTCTCAACTGGTTGAATACCTGCCGATTACAACAGCCTCCATTCGTCAAGCCGCTGGACTCTGGGCGCAGGCACGACAACAGGGACAGCCGACAGCGGGCAATAAAACTATTGATGCTGACATGATTTTGATCGCTCAGGCTATGACACTAGAAGTTACAGATGTGGTAATCGCGACAACAAACGTAGGGCATTTATCGAGGTTCATAGCAGCTAATTCATGGCAGAACATCCAGCCCGACAGATCATCTTGA
- a CDS encoding CPBP family intramembrane glutamic endopeptidase yields MNMLKNQKVKKRNRQATRLISRHPFASFTILSYLFSWTFWAIALLLPQSAIATPFYYIAGFGPFVAAMMLVKLQGRSLKGWVTGLFKWRLHPGWYLFAFGFPIFLIGLVSVIYVLLGNSLDFTLLPARLAPYLPMLLMLFLIGGGNEEPGWRGFGLPALQRQHSPVVATCILGIVWAFWHLPLLAANPGVTSGAIGLQQILLVAGVTLVSITTHAFWYTWLMNKTGSVLLCSILHASYNAANGLLLLIPDEALRGGEYQLVLALMTTVLMASVAGLVIATKGRLGLQTSKPNSR; encoded by the coding sequence ATGAACATGCTTAAAAACCAAAAAGTAAAAAAGCGTAACCGTCAGGCGACTCGTTTGATCTCTCGTCATCCGTTCGCTTCGTTTACAATATTAAGCTACCTGTTCTCTTGGACATTTTGGGCGATCGCATTACTCCTACCGCAAAGTGCGATCGCCACTCCCTTTTACTATATTGCTGGCTTTGGCCCATTCGTCGCCGCGATGATGCTGGTGAAGCTGCAAGGGCGATCGCTCAAAGGATGGGTAACTGGCCTGTTCAAGTGGCGGCTCCATCCGGGGTGGTACCTTTTTGCTTTTGGCTTTCCCATCTTTCTAATTGGCCTAGTTTCAGTAATTTACGTCCTGCTCGGAAATTCTCTCGATTTTACGCTGTTGCCGGCTCGCCTGGCACCGTATCTGCCGATGCTTTTGATGTTGTTTTTGATAGGCGGCGGCAACGAAGAACCTGGCTGGCGAGGCTTTGGTTTGCCAGCCTTGCAGCGACAACATAGTCCGGTGGTAGCAACCTGCATCCTAGGAATTGTGTGGGCCTTTTGGCATTTGCCGCTGCTAGCGGCAAATCCAGGTGTTACCAGCGGTGCAATTGGCCTTCAACAAATTTTGCTAGTAGCGGGCGTCACGTTGGTGAGCATAACGACTCACGCTTTTTGGTACACCTGGCTAATGAACAAAACGGGCAGCGTACTGCTATGCAGTATTCTCCATGCCAGCTACAATGCGGCGAATGGTTTGCTGTTGCTTATTCCTGATGAGGCGTTGCGCGGCGGTGAGTATCAGCTGGTTTTAGCTTTAATGACAACGGTACTGATGGCTTCGGTTGCTGGGCTAGTCATAGCTACGAAGGGACGTTTGGGATTACAGACATCAAAACCTAACTCAAGATGA
- a CDS encoding ATP-binding protein, which translates to MNNASINILLVEDNAADAHLIWKFLADESNISLTHVERLDDAIANLKQTHFDAILLDLTLPDSQNLATLKGMHLANTELPIIVLTGLDDEEIAIAALREGAQDYLVKGEIPKRTLVRAIHYAIERQQTLDRLQHLNQELTRSNEELERFAYVVSHDLQQPLQSILGFAQLLVMTQRDQLDDDANGYVDRIVTSSKQMSQLIQDLLAYAKVGAAGQSYSLTNCKQLVQEILTELNSSLDKQQAEVTLKNLPTIQANPSQLRQLFQNLLSNALKYHPPAQVPKVTVTAEYREGYWHFRIKDDGIGIAPGCFDQIFQIFERLHNKDIYPGTGIGLSTCKKIVESHNGRIWIESEPDVGTTVHFTLPDSH; encoded by the coding sequence GTGAACAATGCCTCCATAAACATTCTCTTAGTCGAAGACAATGCTGCTGATGCTCACCTGATTTGGAAGTTTCTCGCGGACGAATCTAACATTAGCCTGACCCACGTAGAACGCCTAGACGACGCTATTGCTAACCTCAAGCAGACTCATTTCGACGCTATTTTGCTAGACTTGACACTACCTGATAGCCAAAATTTAGCAACGCTCAAAGGGATGCATCTTGCCAACACGGAGCTGCCTATTATTGTGCTGACCGGGCTTGATGATGAGGAAATTGCGATCGCAGCTCTTCGGGAAGGCGCACAGGATTATTTAGTCAAAGGAGAAATTCCGAAAAGAACTCTGGTTAGAGCTATTCACTACGCCATTGAACGGCAGCAAACCCTAGACAGACTACAGCATCTTAATCAAGAACTCACACGTTCAAACGAGGAGCTAGAGCGCTTTGCTTATGTCGTTTCCCACGACCTACAGCAGCCGCTCCAAAGCATCTTGGGTTTTGCTCAGCTTCTGGTAATGACCCAGCGAGACCAGCTAGACGACGATGCCAACGGCTACGTGGATAGAATCGTCACATCTAGTAAGCAGATGTCGCAGCTAATTCAAGATTTGCTCGCTTATGCTAAAGTTGGAGCCGCTGGACAATCCTATTCACTAACAAACTGCAAACAACTAGTTCAAGAAATATTGACTGAGCTGAATTCTAGCCTCGACAAGCAACAAGCTGAAGTCACGCTAAAGAATCTCCCAACCATTCAGGCCAACCCATCGCAGCTCAGGCAGCTATTTCAAAACCTTTTGAGCAACGCGCTGAAGTACCATCCTCCTGCGCAAGTCCCCAAAGTAACCGTCACAGCCGAATATAGAGAAGGCTATTGGCATTTCAGAATAAAAGATGACGGTATTGGCATCGCGCCAGGATGCTTTGACCAGATATTTCAAATTTTTGAAAGACTCCACAATAAAGACATCTATCCTGGTACAGGCATTGGGCTATCTACCTGCAAAAAGATTGTAGAGAGCCACAATGGCCGCATTTGGATCGAGTCTGAGCCAGACGTTGGTACAACGGTTCACTTTACACTACCGGATTCTCACTAA
- a CDS encoding response regulator: MQLVNTMAIDVLLVEDSPSDAKLTAKTFKTAKVLNTLHIVEDGVEAMNFLHQTGEYEGSPRPDLILLDLNLPKKDGRQVLAEIKEDSRLKNIPVVILTTSEADEDILRSYELQANCYITKPVTLQQFVRVVESIENFWLTVVKLPPVK; this comes from the coding sequence ATGCAATTAGTAAATACTATGGCCATCGACGTTTTGCTGGTCGAAGACTCCCCCAGCGACGCCAAACTCACTGCCAAAACTTTCAAAACGGCTAAAGTGCTGAATACTTTGCACATCGTCGAAGATGGCGTAGAGGCGATGAACTTCTTACATCAAACGGGCGAATATGAAGGATCGCCCCGACCTGATTTGATTCTTCTAGACCTCAATCTTCCCAAAAAAGACGGCCGTCAGGTTTTAGCAGAAATTAAGGAAGATTCAAGGCTTAAAAATATTCCTGTCGTAATACTCACAACCTCAGAAGCAGATGAAGACATTCTTAGAAGCTATGAACTACAGGCCAACTGCTACATTACTAAGCCGGTAACCTTGCAGCAGTTCGTTCGGGTTGTAGAGTCGATTGAGAATTTCTGGCTAACGGTTGTAAAGCTTCCGCCTGTAAAATGA
- a CDS encoding PAS domain-containing protein, producing the protein MPSTKIPQSDSQAADLKQLNALLREKVEKLQQTEAALRESEERYALAMAGSRDGLWDWNVVTNEVYYSPRFKAILGYEEDEIAYEFSEFKSRLHPDDRERILSAVQNHLSQKVPYDVEYRLRTKQGDYRWIHAQGQAIWDDAQQPIRMAGSISDITERRQATARIQEVTQRLALATDSAGIGVWDYYPIENRLIWDEQMYALYGITASTFGGAYEAWQQGVHPEDLPAAHTNLQAALAGERDFHPEFRVVWPDGQVRYIEAHAIVLRDDSGKAQRMIGVNWDITARKQAQDDLRQLNEDLEAQVKARTREVELRAKELERSNAELQQFAYVASHDLQEPLRTVSSFTELLVQEYGDRLDGEAEEYVEFIVDGSLRMQQLIKDLLAYSRVDSRGKAFAQTDCEQVLKRVLVNLKFAIADGQANITHDPLPEIFADESQVQQLFQNLISNALKFRGEKLPHVHISASLQPAQPAEQIDNQACTHNQASSEQLSWRFCVSDNGIGIEPDYREKIFEIFQRLHSRRIYAGTGIGLAICRKIVQRHGGHIWVEESADKGAAFCFTLPS; encoded by the coding sequence ATGCCTTCAACCAAGATACCTCAGAGCGACTCTCAAGCCGCAGACTTGAAGCAGCTCAATGCCTTGCTGCGCGAGAAAGTTGAAAAGTTACAGCAAACCGAGGCCGCTCTCAGAGAAAGCGAAGAGCGATATGCTTTGGCAATGGCAGGCTCTCGTGATGGGCTCTGGGATTGGAATGTTGTCACTAATGAGGTGTATTACTCACCTCGATTTAAGGCGATTTTGGGTTACGAAGAAGACGAGATTGCCTACGAGTTCAGTGAGTTTAAGTCCAGGCTACATCCAGACGACCGCGAGCGCATCTTATCAGCCGTCCAAAATCATCTCAGCCAAAAAGTCCCCTACGATGTGGAATATCGCCTGCGCACAAAGCAGGGCGACTACCGCTGGATTCATGCACAAGGACAGGCCATCTGGGACGACGCGCAGCAGCCCATACGCATGGCAGGCTCTATTAGCGACATCACTGAGCGCAGGCAGGCCACTGCTCGTATTCAGGAAGTGACGCAGCGGTTGGCGCTCGCTACCGATTCTGCGGGCATTGGCGTGTGGGACTACTACCCCATAGAAAATCGGCTGATCTGGGATGAGCAAATGTACGCGCTCTATGGCATCACAGCCTCGACCTTTGGCGGGGCTTACGAAGCTTGGCAGCAGGGAGTTCATCCAGAAGATTTACCGGCGGCTCATACGAACCTCCAGGCTGCTTTAGCTGGAGAGCGCGATTTTCACCCTGAATTTCGGGTGGTGTGGCCCGACGGCCAAGTTCGCTATATTGAAGCGCATGCTATTGTGCTTAGGGACGATAGCGGCAAAGCTCAGCGCATGATTGGTGTCAACTGGGACATCACTGCCCGCAAGCAAGCCCAGGATGATCTCCGTCAGCTCAACGAAGACTTAGAGGCGCAAGTCAAAGCTCGGACTAGAGAAGTAGAGCTTAGGGCAAAAGAACTAGAGCGCTCTAATGCAGAGCTTCAGCAGTTCGCCTATGTGGCTTCTCACGACTTGCAAGAGCCACTGCGGACTGTCAGTAGCTTTACCGAGTTACTGGTGCAAGAGTACGGGGATCGGCTCGATGGTGAAGCAGAAGAATACGTAGAGTTCATTGTCGATGGGTCGTTGCGGATGCAGCAGCTAATCAAAGACTTGTTAGCGTATTCGCGGGTGGATAGCCGAGGAAAAGCTTTTGCCCAAACAGACTGCGAGCAGGTACTTAAGCGAGTACTTGTGAACCTGAAGTTTGCGATCGCAGACGGTCAAGCCAACATCACACATGACCCACTGCCTGAAATCTTCGCAGATGAATCACAGGTGCAGCAGCTCTTTCAAAATCTAATCAGTAACGCGCTCAAGTTTCGCGGTGAAAAACTACCGCACGTTCACATTTCAGCGTCGCTACAGCCCGCTCAGCCCGCTGAGCAGATAGACAACCAGGCATGTACTCACAATCAAGCCAGTTCGGAGCAGCTATCTTGGCGATTCTGCGTCAGCGATAACGGTATTGGCATTGAGCCTGACTACCGCGAGAAAATTTTTGAAATTTTTCAGCGGTTACATTCTCGCCGTATTTATGCTGGTACAGGTATTGGCTTAGCCATTTGCCGTAAAATTGTTCAGCGACATGGCGGGCATATCTGGGTTGAAGAGTCCGCCGATAAAGGAGCTGCTTTTTGCTTTACCCTGCCTAGCTAA
- a CDS encoding acetolactate synthase large subunit: MNTAELLVSCLENEGVEYIFGLPGEENLQLLQALKRSSIQFITTRHEQGAAFMADVYGRLTGKAGVCLSTLGPGATNLMTGVADANLDRAPLVAITGQVGTDRMHIESHQYLDLVAMFEPVTKWNKQILRPDNTPEIVRKAFRLAQNEPLGAVHIDLPENIAAMEASGAPLRVVQPPHPVASEENLQKAAIAISQANKPIILVGNGAIRNLASESITRFAQQMNIPVTNTFMGKGVLDYRDERSLWTVGLQQRDYIACALDASDLVIAIGYDLIEYSPTKWNPQGHLPIVHISVTPAEINGCYIPSVEIVGDISDALTEIGKRLQHSQPIILSRSKEDKLEARFSNLRAEMQENYEQYANDAGFPIKPQKLLYDLRQVLDPEDIVISDVGAHKMWIARHYHCARPNTCLISNGFASMGIAIPGGVAAKLVHPNRNVVAVTGDGGFMMNCQELETAHRISAAFVTIIFNDGGYGLIEWKQESQYQEASYIKFNNPDFVKLAESMNIKGYRIKSAEDFMPVLTEALAQTVPSIIDCPIDYRENLLFSEQAKALHCPLPQN; this comes from the coding sequence ATGAACACTGCCGAATTGCTCGTAAGCTGTCTGGAAAACGAAGGCGTCGAATACATTTTTGGACTCCCTGGAGAAGAGAATCTTCAGTTGCTACAAGCGCTAAAACGCTCTTCTATCCAGTTTATTACCACACGGCACGAACAGGGGGCAGCCTTCATGGCCGACGTGTACGGACGGCTCACTGGAAAGGCAGGCGTTTGTCTTTCTACCCTAGGGCCGGGGGCAACCAATTTGATGACAGGTGTAGCCGATGCTAACTTAGACCGTGCGCCACTGGTAGCCATTACCGGGCAGGTCGGCACCGATCGGATGCATATAGAATCGCATCAGTATCTTGACTTGGTAGCGATGTTTGAGCCGGTCACCAAGTGGAACAAACAGATCTTACGACCTGATAATACGCCTGAAATTGTGAGAAAGGCTTTTCGGCTAGCACAGAACGAACCGCTAGGCGCAGTACATATTGATCTGCCTGAAAACATTGCGGCGATGGAGGCGAGCGGAGCGCCTTTACGCGTGGTTCAGCCGCCGCATCCAGTAGCCTCAGAGGAGAATTTGCAGAAGGCCGCCATTGCCATATCACAAGCAAACAAACCCATCATTCTGGTGGGTAATGGTGCTATTCGAAACTTAGCCAGCGAGTCTATCACTCGGTTTGCTCAGCAGATGAACATTCCAGTGACCAATACCTTTATGGGCAAAGGCGTTTTGGACTATCGAGATGAGCGATCGCTCTGGACAGTTGGGCTTCAGCAGCGCGACTACATTGCCTGCGCGTTAGATGCAAGCGACTTGGTCATTGCCATTGGCTACGATCTGATTGAATACAGTCCTACAAAGTGGAACCCTCAAGGTCATCTGCCTATTGTTCACATTTCAGTAACACCTGCCGAAATCAACGGCTGCTACATCCCTAGTGTAGAGATTGTTGGTGATATCTCAGACGCGCTGACTGAAATTGGCAAACGCCTTCAACACTCTCAGCCAATAATCTTGAGCAGATCAAAAGAGGACAAGCTTGAAGCGCGATTTTCAAACCTTCGAGCTGAGATGCAAGAGAACTACGAGCAGTATGCAAACGATGCTGGCTTTCCCATTAAGCCACAGAAGCTGCTGTACGATTTGCGTCAGGTACTCGATCCTGAAGACATCGTGATCTCTGATGTAGGTGCGCACAAGATGTGGATTGCCAGACATTATCACTGTGCTAGACCAAATACCTGCTTAATCTCTAATGGATTTGCTTCTATGGGCATTGCCATTCCAGGGGGCGTAGCGGCTAAGTTGGTGCATCCCAATCGCAACGTAGTCGCTGTCACAGGCGATGGCGGATTTATGATGAATTGCCAGGAGTTGGAAACAGCTCATCGCATTAGCGCTGCGTTTGTCACTATCATTTTTAACGATGGCGGCTATGGGCTGATTGAATGGAAACAGGAGTCTCAATATCAAGAGGCTTCTTATATAAAGTTCAACAACCCTGACTTTGTAAAGCTAGCAGAGAGCATGAATATAAAAGGCTATCGCATTAAGTCAGCAGAAGATTTTATGCCCGTTCTGACAGAAGCCTTGGCTCAAACAGTGCCTAGCATCATTGATTGCCCTATTGACTATCGAGAGAACTTACTATTTAGCGAGCAGGCAAAGGCATTACACTGCCCGTTACCACAGAATTAA
- a CDS encoding NAD-dependent succinate-semialdehyde dehydrogenase, with translation MVGSATGAAGEGIMTIASINPTTGKTLKTYQALTPEGIESALSQAQAAFLSYSRTTFSRRRQWMHKAADILLERKEDFGKTMTLEMGKTLKSAIAEVVKCAWCCRYYADKTEVFLRDEPAQTDASQSYVRYSPLGILLAVMPWNYPFWQVFRAAAPALMTGNPVLLKHASNVPQSALEIASVFEQAGFPANMFQTLLIGADSVEAIVADNRIKAATLTGSGPAGAAVAQTAARHIKKAVLELGGSDPFIVLPSADLEQAITTAASARLLNNGQSCIAAKRFILVGDIAEPFEKGLAEKFAQQKVGDPLKPETDIGPLATPSILKELDKQVKACIEKGATVLVGGNIEALNQQLPDELRSGNFYPPTVLTAIPPGTPADKEEFFGPVALVFQVKNIEEAIALANGTEFGLGASAWTTDENEQQQLINELDAGAVFINGLVKSDPRLPFGGIKHSGYGRELGRYGLMEFVNAKTVWIR, from the coding sequence ATGGTTGGGTCAGCAACAGGCGCAGCTGGGGAGGGAATTATGACCATTGCAAGCATTAATCCAACTACAGGCAAGACCCTGAAAACCTATCAGGCGCTGACACCTGAGGGTATAGAATCTGCACTCTCTCAGGCTCAGGCGGCCTTCTTATCCTATTCCAGAACAACTTTTAGCCGAAGGCGGCAGTGGATGCACAAAGCCGCCGATATTTTGTTAGAGCGAAAAGAAGACTTTGGCAAAACCATGACGCTAGAGATGGGCAAGACGCTAAAAAGCGCGATCGCTGAAGTTGTAAAATGTGCTTGGTGCTGCCGCTATTACGCTGATAAGACCGAAGTTTTTTTGCGAGATGAACCAGCCCAAACAGATGCTAGCCAAAGCTACGTGCGTTATTCGCCCTTGGGCATTTTGCTAGCCGTAATGCCTTGGAACTACCCTTTCTGGCAAGTGTTTCGAGCGGCAGCTCCAGCCTTGATGACGGGTAATCCGGTATTGCTCAAGCACGCCTCTAACGTGCCACAATCAGCATTAGAGATCGCCTCTGTCTTCGAGCAAGCGGGCTTTCCAGCCAATATGTTTCAAACCTTATTGATTGGCGCAGATTCGGTAGAAGCAATTGTTGCTGATAATCGGATAAAGGCCGCAACACTTACAGGAAGTGGGCCAGCGGGTGCAGCCGTGGCACAGACAGCGGCGCGTCATATTAAGAAGGCGGTGTTAGAGCTAGGGGGTAGCGATCCGTTCATTGTGCTGCCAAGTGCAGATTTGGAGCAGGCGATCACCACGGCGGCTAGCGCCCGATTACTAAACAATGGTCAGTCTTGCATTGCTGCTAAACGATTCATTTTAGTCGGCGATATTGCCGAGCCATTTGAAAAAGGACTGGCTGAAAAGTTTGCTCAGCAAAAGGTGGGAGATCCGTTGAAGCCAGAAACCGATATTGGGCCGTTGGCAACGCCCAGCATTTTGAAGGAATTAGACAAGCAGGTGAAAGCTTGTATAGAGAAAGGTGCAACGGTATTGGTAGGGGGAAATATCGAAGCCCTAAATCAGCAGCTACCAGATGAACTACGATCAGGTAATTTCTATCCACCGACGGTGTTAACGGCGATTCCACCAGGAACCCCCGCTGATAAAGAAGAGTTTTTTGGCCCGGTAGCGTTGGTGTTTCAAGTAAAGAACATTGAAGAGGCGATCGCGCTAGCCAACGGCACTGAGTTTGGCCTTGGTGCAAGTGCTTGGACGACAGATGAGAACGAACAGCAACAACTTATTAACGAATTAGATGCAGGCGCTGTTTTTATCAATGGATTGGTAAAATCCGACCCGCGTTTACCTTTCGGCGGTATTAAGCACTCGGGCTACGGGAGAGAGCTAGGACGCTATGGCCTGATGGAATTTGTGAATGCCAAAACAGTTTGGATAAGGTAG
- a CDS encoding Glu/Leu/Phe/Val dehydrogenase, which translates to MPATLLTDASRRLEKAAQYAPISDDATERLKFPKASLKVAIPVRMDDGSLRVFEGYRVRYDDTRGPTKGGIRFHPNVSLDEVQSLAFWMTFKCAAVNLPFGGAKGGITLNPKDLSKLELERLSRGYIDAIAPFIGPDLDIPAPDMYTNSMVMGWMMDQYSIIKGVRSHAVITGKPVSMGGSLGRDTATGIGAFFVINSMMEKLGKRPETLTVAIQGFGNAGSVVAQHLFEAGYKVIAVSDSKGGIYNKNGLSIPDVRQFKQTYQKMKDVYCKDTVCNVTNHNTITNEEILSLDVDILIPAALENQITVANAHNVRANYIFEVANGPVTADADKILEAQGVALFPDILVNAGGVMVSHFEWVQNRSGLYWKLDKVNKKLQSRIIEEATTIWQVARRKDVSFRTAAYIHALSRIGEALNDRGTRDYYTY; encoded by the coding sequence ATGCCTGCTACTTTACTCACTGATGCCAGCCGCCGACTGGAAAAAGCTGCGCAGTACGCGCCGATCTCAGACGATGCTACCGAGCGCTTAAAATTCCCCAAAGCCAGCTTGAAAGTGGCTATTCCTGTACGAATGGACGACGGCTCTTTGCGAGTGTTTGAAGGCTATCGAGTTCGCTACGACGATACCAGAGGGCCAACCAAGGGCGGCATCCGGTTCCATCCCAATGTTTCGCTAGATGAGGTGCAGTCTCTCGCTTTTTGGATGACTTTCAAGTGTGCGGCAGTAAACCTGCCGTTTGGCGGTGCAAAAGGTGGGATTACGCTGAATCCCAAAGACCTTTCTAAGTTGGAGCTAGAGCGGCTAAGTAGAGGCTATATAGATGCGATCGCGCCTTTCATTGGCCCAGATTTGGATATTCCTGCCCCTGATATGTACACCAATTCGATGGTTATGGGGTGGATGATGGATCAGTACAGCATTATTAAAGGGGTGCGATCTCATGCTGTTATCACTGGTAAACCCGTTAGTATGGGCGGGAGCTTAGGTCGAGATACAGCGACTGGTATAGGAGCCTTTTTTGTAATCAATTCAATGATGGAAAAGCTGGGTAAGCGGCCTGAGACACTGACAGTAGCTATACAAGGCTTTGGCAATGCCGGAAGCGTGGTTGCTCAACATCTTTTTGAAGCTGGCTACAAAGTGATTGCAGTCAGTGATTCTAAAGGTGGCATCTACAACAAAAATGGACTAAGCATTCCCGATGTACGCCAGTTTAAGCAGACATATCAAAAGATGAAAGACGTATACTGCAAAGATACAGTATGTAATGTAACAAATCACAATACGATCACAAACGAAGAGATTCTCTCTTTGGATGTAGATATCTTGATTCCAGCAGCGTTAGAGAATCAAATTACGGTTGCCAATGCTCATAATGTTCGAGCTAACTATATTTTTGAGGTTGCCAACGGCCCCGTTACTGCCGATGCTGATAAAATTTTGGAAGCTCAGGGAGTCGCTCTTTTCCCTGACATATTAGTGAACGCTGGCGGTGTCATGGTAAGCCACTTTGAGTGGGTACAAAACCGAAGTGGGCTGTATTGGAAGCTCGATAAAGTCAACAAAAAACTGCAATCTCGCATTATTGAAGAAGCTACAACTATTTGGCAAGTTGCCCGTCGTAAAGATGTTTCGTTTAGGACAGCCGCCTATATTCATGCGCTGAGTCGCATTGGCGAAGCACTCAACGACCGAGGCACTCGTGATTACTACACATACTGA